In the genome of Caenorhabditis elegans chromosome IV, the window CTAGACattaggcctaagcctaatggGGCTATTCACGTAATACTGCAAAAAGGAAttcaaatacatttgtgacgtcacaactgttttaaaaatacatgttttaaaTACAGTTCTCACGAAATTcttctaaactttttgattttccgacactacttgaatgaccccataagcctaagcctagacctaagcctgagcctaagcctaagcctatgcctagtTCTTAAGCCTTAGCCtcagcctgagcctaagcctaagtcttaccctaagcctgagcctaagcctacaccTAAGTCTATGCCAAAACATTCGTATTTCTACTGCAGGTGCACTTTATAATTGAATCGagagaaaacttttcaattaactCTTGCtcctattttgaaaagtccaAAAAGCTCACTTCAGTGCATTGCCCTCCGAGAATTGCCACGGGTCTTGGTCTCGAAGCGATCAAGTCGAACAGTGCCTTCATTCCCTGTGAtgttttgcactgaaaaattaaaataatttgcgCGTGACAGAGAagtttgcgcgtaaaatatagTTGGTTTATCCTAAACTGGGTTACCcgtttctgagaaaaaacttCAGTGTATACGGTATGCAAATACCGCTTTTTCGGACCATGACCAATACACAAAAGTTGACGCGCAAAtttaaatgagaaatttaTAAGTTTACATTCTTCTCTGTCTATTCCACTGAGTCAACACGACAATTTTGTCCCAAACATATTGCAATAACttgtcttcttctttcttccgAGAGCTCTTCTTCTTTCATCTCGAGCTTCTCTGCCTATAACCCATTTAGTTAACGCATTCATGCGTTTAACACGGTGCCTGCTCCATTATTTCAGTCTTCAGTCTTCTTCGGCATACTCTCAAAGTTTGAATTCTGGAGGTAAAGAAAGACGCAAAAAAGTGGAGGCAAAATGTGCGAGCATctccccaaaaaaattgagtcaATTGAGCTCCTCCAAGATGCTCCGCGCGCGcgcaaattgaatttgttcaatATTGAAGGGGAGGACTCACATGAGTGTCTTTGACTATCATTTCCAGCCGATATCCTTGAAGAATGCATGATCGACTATGAACATGTGAAAGTGCTGTTCGAATTGCTGGAAGTGCATCCGGAAATCCTTCTTTTTGAACTGTGAACACTCCGAGCGGTAGGGGGATCCCACCGTGGCGACGCTGCAAATGACAGGGATTAGAtttgttttatgaaattaataatttcaactgttctgaaattctgtttctttttttttcgatagtGTCTAATGTCaaacattcagaaaaatgcaaaaaaaccaaagatgAAGTTTGAATTgtaaataccaaaaaatttttataatagaacttacaaaaatattcataatttaatttaaaattattctgaGGAAGTTTTGTTTCAAGAAATCTCTCGCAAACTTACACAAAACTCTTGAAAACCTTCAGAATCAACATAAAACTGTAAACTGTAGCTATCATTGTAGGTAGGTGCATTTTAGGCATACCtgcctacctcatgcctgcctgcGTGCCTAGGAAGCGACCTACGCATGTCGCCTACATACACACCTACACTAGGCTTAAACACATTCGACATGTATGTAGGCAGACAATAATTAGGCAGGCACGAAGGCAGAAAtttaggtaggtaggcactaGCCAGGCACCTAGGTGTATTCAGGCACTAGGCAAGTAGGCACGTGTGCCTGACAACGTACCATGTCAGCCTGAGCATAGATCAAAATGTAAATTTCTCCAAAACAAAACATatgactttaaaattttcaaaaaattgtttccaaaaaatgtataaaatttttttcgttggttttcaaattttcttgaaaggaaattttaaaaaattccagaaatttttgaaatttaacagttttcgaatcaaattttcagagaaattcgAACAATTTGAAccaatggggttattcaagtaatgtagcaaaatgtatttaaatacatttgtgacgtcacaaatgtatttaaatacatatttttatgtacttgaatacagttgtgacgtaatttttctacatttttaaattttccgacactacttgaataaccccataactctataacttttttgtacttttttggtAGTAAAAACccatttgttgaaaattaaagtcaaatgtgggtctcaccacgaaaagaAGACCTACCTTACAGCTCAACTCCTCTCCAGCTTCATAACCTCCCACTGCTTGAACGGCGAAAAGCAGTAGACTGAGCCACCGGCTCATTGAAACATCATATGCTCACAAAATGGAAAACgaccacaaaaaaatatatgaatataaatttttagcaaaaatcgGAACACGGGACCCCGAAAAAGAATTGTGGGAGTCTGCGACACACGACAAGGTCCTCCGCGTCAGCTGCTCCTTCGTGTCGCCCCTGAGGGCTCTCTCCATACTATCAAAAAGTGGGTGGAGCCTCCTCTGCGGAGCAAGAGCGGggcgaaaaaagagaaaaacggagtgaaaagaaaaaagaaacatctcTTCAGGAGCCGCAGCTACCACCACCGGCAGCagcaagaaaaataatattaaaacagGTGCAAAGAGTTCTGTCAAGTTTTTGTCAAATTGCGGGTGCCAGCTGTTGTGTGAGATTATATAAACAATCAGCACtaagaaaattggatttatttatttatatttttttttgaaaacttttaaatcaaatttcagatggagcactttttagttttttcaaatgtatcaAACAAGGAAGGGCGGCATCGGCAAAcagccggtttgccgatttgccgaaaattttgattttcggaaaattgccggtttgccgatttgccgaaaattttgattttcggaaaattgccggtttgccgatttgccgaaaattttgattttcggaaaatagccggtttgccgatttgccgaaaattttaacttccggctatgtgccgatttgccgagaatgttcatttccggcaatttgccgatttgccgaaaatttagattttcggaaaattgccggtttgccgatttgccgaaaattttcattcccggcaatgtgccgatttgccggaaattttgatttccagaaaattgccggtttgccgttttgccgggaattttgatctccggcaattttcaggtttgccgaaaattgtgatcttcggaaaattgccggtttgccgttttgccggaaattttgattttcggaaaattgccggtttgccgatttgccggaaattttgatttccagaaaattgccggtttgccgttttgccgggaattttgatctccggcaattttcaggtttgccgaaaattgtgatcttcggaaaattgccggtttgccgttttgccggaaattttgattttcggaaaattgccggtttgccgatttgccgaaaattttaacttccggctatgtgccgatttgccgaaaattttcatttccggcaatgtgccgatttgccgaaaattttgattttcggaaaattgccggtttgccgatttgacgaaaattttgattttcggaaaatagccggtttgccaatttgccgaaaattttaacttccggctatgtgccgatttgccgagaatgttcatttccggcaatttgccgatttgccgaaaatttagattttcggaaaattgccggtttgccgatttgccggaaattttgatttccagaaaattgccggtttgccgttttgccgggaattttgatctccggcaattttcaggtttgccgaaaattgtgatcttcggaaaattgccggtttgccgttttgccggaaattttgattttcggaaaattgccggtttgccgatttgccgaaaattttaacttccggctatgtgccgatttgccgaaaattttcgtttccggcaatgtgccgatttgccggaaattttgattttcggaaaattgccggtttgccggtttgccgaaaatttttatttccggcaatgtgccgatttgccggaaattttgattttcggaaaattgccgatttgcagaaAACTTTGAtcttcggaaaattgccggtttgccgatttgccgaaaattttgaatttcggaaattttccgatttgcaggaaattttcatttccgaaaaattgccgatttgcttaaaaattattattgccattcaaattaatatttttatcttcagaaattcaattcgagaaaccaaaatattgaaataaataaaagacCCGATATAAAAAGTGACGaggtacaaaaaaaatgaaaatttaaagtccCAATAAATCAATCTCTGTGCTTTTTTGCCAATGAATCGACAATCACAGTGAAGACGGAATCATGTTGAGCAGTGTCTTGGGCGGTGAGAATCAGGCACACAGCTCCGATAGCGATGTGGGCAAGTGTATAGGATAGGCCAGGTGTTGTAGCGAATAActggaaatttagaattattaCAACAGGGCTTCGATTATTTTGTGAATTACCAAATATGTAAAGGAAGTTGCAAGTAGTGAAACTCCCAGGAATATTGATGTCTGACCAGTTGGGAGTACTTCTGTGAAGGATGGACATTTATCGCCGAGATATTCGCGAATGGTACgccagctgaaaattggagttatataataaatattgaattgaagttttgaaataaaactcaCTTATAAATAATCCTAACAGACATGTTAATAATATTCGCCACAATAAATCCTGCAGAATTCATGTACACACAAAGCACATAATTAATAATAAGATGAATGATCGACGTGACAAAAAGGAATTTTCCGTGAGTGAAAATCTGTCGATTATCCATACTTGCCATTGCGAATCCCTCAGTTATTCCATTAATCGCCGTCACAAGAATATAGCCAGAGTACAGAGAAAGTAGAAGTGCTCctccattttcagaaagtaaTTTTCCTCCATAAAGTGAAATTACAACTGGTGAATACGGAATTCCGAATGTGCAAGCGACGAATCCAATTACTCCGACTACATGGAGTACTTTGGATAAAGTATCCACCAAATCATCGTGATTATCTGTATTCTTGTTGAAAACGCTGCTTTCTTTACGAATTGTGTTGGAGAAATAGGCATTGCAGTTCTCATCGATTGGTGATAGAATCGTCCGGACGATGATGCTTCCGACTCGTTCAACGGCGTCGTATACAgctggaaaatcaaatttttaaaaaattgggaatacAATGTACTTTTCGTAAAAGCAACCTATTattaattttgtgatttttacgGTTCCccgtctcgacacgacaatttttaaagaaaataaaagagtactgtaactacgaacttgtgaaaattatttaaaaaatcaatgaaaaatctgcaacaacacacatttgaaattacagtactcttcaaaggcgcacTCACTTTcgcatttaataataaattgtcgtgtcgagacccaatGCGGTATTTTTGACGCAAAATTCTTGgtgatatcgattttttgcttttttactcaaaaaaggCAACTAAAAGACTGAATTTTGAAACGCGACTTTAAAAATGGcggttttattttaatttccttGTCAGAGCGGccataaatcgatttttattggaTTATTGTCTTATTCAGCTCATTTTTGTCGCTTCTCTCCCGTTTTTTTCGTTGATATAATTATATTAACCACCTATCGACTTTAAATATGCCTTAATCAACGGAAATATaggagattttagctaaaatcagggttttttttccggaaattgtGAGCTTCTCGCTATAAAACTCAGTTTCTGTGAGCTCATTTTGGCTATAATTCGGCAAAAATCACCTTGATCCTTCAAGCTAAGAAGCTCAGTGAATGTCATCACATAAGCACTTCCATCGGTCAACAATTGCTTCAAAATCGAGTGAGAAAACATTGTGAATACTGCATGAATCGAATCTCGATCGATTCCTTCGCTGAATTTCGGGAAAAGATCCGAGAACGTTGAGAATTGCTCAAGTTCAGGAATCGACTTGTTCCGGATGTAAATGTAGAAGGCGACAAAATTGAAGAGAAGATACGCGATGGCTCCGATATATTGAGCATAGGCGAACAATTCCAAATGGTACATTCCGGGAAACATGAATAATCCGGCGAGCACGAAAATTCTCTTCACACAGATCAGCATTCCTTGTCCGATTGCAAAGTGTTGGGCGAGAGAACCGCATTTTGATtctaatctgaaatttcaccaCATAgtaattatagtttttaaaagccgaaatttaaaatctaaagTTTACCTCAAAGAAATCACAGAAAACGGTTCGGCAATGGATTCAATAATCGCAGAGATCGGAAAAGAGAGAAGAACACTCCATGAAACTTCATCCGAAGTCGACGAGAATGCATACCAAAGATATACACAGACTACGCTAATAACTGTAGAAATAATAGGGCTGAGCCAGAGTAAATTGATGAATTTCGGCAAAGATCCGCGAATTATTTCAGCTTTCCGGAGTGGTTCTCGAGTGAGAAAGAGGATTGACGAGTAGAGAAGGGttaatctgcaaaaatttaatattttgtgaaatattatttcaataaaaaatataaaacaagcttttttaagcttttaaacatcatttgaatctgaaattaattaaaatttggcgTAAAATTATAGTGAGAAAACCATGCGGCCACCTTGCAAAATTGTGTGCCAGGCTTGCCTTAaagccacgcccacaaaatttattaaatattaaatgaaTTAGaataaatttcactttttttctgtaaaattaaatttaaaaaaccgcTCACCTCACATTCACTAATCCTAAAACATCGTTATTGATCCTCCGCAAAAGATACATATTTATAGCGAACGATATTATTCGAGCGATTAgctaaaagttcaaattttctgctcaaattaatattttaatatatttttaccTGCCCCCGTACATTATGAACAAGTGACGAGAATAATGACATGGTTTTTATCgctttttaatctgaaaattgaaaaaaacaattcccgcaaaattatcgaattcaaagtattttgacgataaaactattttaatagAGTTTACAAGTAAAATATAGATGatgataaattcaaaatatttatttaaaattctatgaaTAAAGGAGGTTCCCTTCCCTGATTATTGGATATTCGTAGTGGGTGCACACGAACACCATTGCGTCGAGAGAGTGGAGGAATAGAGAATTGGAGTGAGCTGTGTGCACTCAAATGTACTGCAGAAGCCATCTGTGAGACTACGACGAAAAGgttcttctggaaaaatagCCAATTATctgatctgaaattaattttttttccgcacCTGAAATAGAAATGTGTCCGTTTGACCAC includes:
- the rfth-1 gene encoding Man(5)GlcNAc(2)-PP-dolichol translocation protein RFT1 (Confirmed by transcript evidence) yields the protein MASMDNRQIFTHGKFLFVTSIIHLIINYVLCVYMNSAGFIVANIINMSVRIIYNWRTIREYLGDKCPSFTEVLPTGQTSIFLGVSLLATSFTYLLFATTPGLSYTLAHIAIGAVCLILTAQDTAQHDSVFTVIVDSLAKKHRD
- the ZK180.8 gene encoding uncharacterized protein (Confirmed by transcript evidence) codes for the protein MVKHSIMWFVFQVVKRTHFYFRRTFSS
- the rfth-1 gene encoding Man(5)GlcNAc(2)-PP-dolichol translocation protein RFT1 (Confirmed by transcript evidence), producing the protein MSLFSSLVHNVRGQLIARIISFAINMYLLRRINNDVLGLVNVRLTLLYSSILFLTREPLRKAEIIRGSLPKFINLLWLSPIISTVISVVCVYLWYAFSSTSDEVSWSVLLSFPISAIIESIAEPFSVISLRLESKCGSLAQHFAIGQGMLICVKRIFVLAGLFMFPGMYHLELFAYAQYIGAIAYLLFNFVAFYIYIRNKSIPELEQFSTFSDLFPKFSEGIDRDSIHAVFTMFSHSILKQLLTDGSAYVMTFTELLSLKDQAVYDAVERVGSIIVRTILSPIDENCNAYFSNTIRKESSVFNKNTDNHDDLVDTLSKVLHVVGVIGFVACTFGIPYSPVVISLYGGKLLSENGGALLLSLYSGYILVTAINGITEGFAMASMDNRQIFTHGKFLFVTSIIHLIINYVLCVYMNSAGFIVANIINMSVRIIYNWRTIREYLGDKCPSFTEVLPTGQTSIFLGVSLLATSFTYLLFATTPGLSYTLAHIAIGAVCLILTAQDTAQHDSVFTVIVDSLAKKHRD
- the ZK180.8 gene encoding uncharacterized protein (Confirmed by transcript evidence) — protein: MASAVHLSAHSSLQFSIPPLSRRNGVRVHPLRISNNQGREPPLFIEF
- the rfth-1 gene encoding Man(5)GlcNAc(2)-PP-dolichol translocation protein RFT1 (Confirmed by transcript evidence) gives rise to the protein MLICVKRIFVLAGLFMFPGMYHLELFAYAQYIGAIAYLLFNFVAFYIYIRNKSIPELEQFSTFSDLFPKFSEGIDRDSIHAVFTMFSHSILKQLLTDGSAYVMTFTELLSLKDQAVYDAVERVGSIIVRTILSPIDENCNAYFSNTIRKESSVFNKNTDNHDDLVDTLSKVLHVVGVIGFVACTFGIPYSPVVISLYGGKLLSENGGALLLSLYSGYILVTAINGITEGFAMASMDNRQIFTHGKFLFVTSIIHLIINYVLCVYMNSAGFIVANIINMSVRIIYNWRTIREYLGDKCPSFTEVLPTGQTSIFLGVSLLATSFTYLLFATTPGLSYTLAHIAIGAVCLILTAQDTAQHDSVFTVIVDSLAKKHRD